AAAATACAAACCCCCTGCCACAAAAAAACTAATGTATTTACAAGAAATACTCAGTAGCTTTCTAAATTCCCCAGGTTTAAGTGCTAAACCAATGGTGCACAGGAGCCGATAGCAGCGTTGTAATGAAGATTGTCCCAAATGTGACTGAAATTGCCAGTCAAGGAAAGTAGCAAGATATTTTTTCTGTCCTTTAAATTCCTGAATAAAACATGTACGTATATAGCTTTCTCCCTCCAGCCGTGTACGCTAACAGATTTTCTGAGACATcctaaataaaagattgaaatacTGAGAGACCCTGGGTTCGCACAATTAAACATCTTTAGAAAtcatataatttattttttattatgaggGCCTGTCATGTGCAATTTATAGACATTGTTCGTAGATGTGGGCTAATATACACTAGCTGTTTATAACTAGGTATAcaggtttgttttttcccccagaaaagtTGGCATAATGCAGTTCAATGAAGGGAAAAGAAGGGAACAGAAGTAAGAAACTTAttatcctctttttcttttctttttttatggaCAGAATGAGGGATTGCCATGCAGGTTTAGAGGACTATGGCAAACTGAACTTCTTCCCAGAGTCCAGTCACAGAAAGTTCACATTTAATGTAGGAGTGAGATATATAACCTGCAAACTTTCCCATGGCTTCACACAGTTATCCCtgagagtttgtttgttttttcaccaACTCGGATGATGTCTGTGCTTAAAGTTCTGATTGATGACACATTATTATAAGGCACTTGTATTTACAGAGTTCTGACTTAAGATAGAATTAACAGTTTTTCCTTCACTCCCCCCTAAGTTTATTTTTCTATGTTTGTTGTTCCAAGACCTCCAGGTAATCAGGTTCAGCATGGAGATTTGCTTTGAGCTCAAAATACTCATTTTTAGTCTGTTCTAGTAAAACTTTCCTCGGCCTGGAGTACATGAGTGTCTCCATCAGTTTTAGCTCTTCATGAGCTCCTGGATAATGTACTTCCATATCGGGGTGTAACTGAGCAATGTTTTTCCGTAGATACTCAGTTATCCCCAGTTGTTGGAGTTCTCGTTCTTTCTCAAGAATGTTCCTGTACAAAGAGCTTGCATCCTGGAAGGACAGGAAGTCAGCTGGTTGCTCTGTTGCTTTGTATTTGACCTTTGATCCTGTCAGTGGGGAGGAATGCTCCCTTTCAAGGAGACTTCTGCGGAGATGTTTCGAATCATGCACATCTTTGTCATTTCTGTCTTCCTGATGGTCTGCAAATTTGGGGCTGAAGGATGGACTTCGATAAACTTGAACCATTGGGCTTATCATGCGCTGTTCATACAAAGTTGTGGCCGGGCGCTCAGTGGTATGGTGTGTTGTTTTGTGACCATACATGCTGTACTGAAGTTGTACCGGGCTGTTGTCCCGCATCTGTTCATCTGCTTGTTTCTTTTTGTGTCTTCTCCGTCGGTGTAGGACAAGAACCACAATACCTGCTGCACAAAAAATGATAGTTATAAACACAATCAGAAGGCCCAGGATTAAAACGGAAAGAGGGACGGCATCAGTCAGGGATTGCAGAATTGCGCCTGCTGTATTGGTAGTAGTTGGTGACGTTGTGACAATTATGAAGCTAGCATGAGTTGGGAGAGCTGGGCTGTTTATTAAACCAGGACATAGCATGTCACTGTTCAGTGATTTCAGTTCCTTTTTAGCTAAGTGCCTTGGAGATGTACAGAAAAGTTCACCCATCATTGTATTTTTGTTCAGCTTTTGTATCCATTGCTGCAGCCCAACTGAGTCACAAGTACAATCCCAAGGGTTGTCTTCAAGCTCAATTTGTACTAGTAGATCCAGATCATCTAAGACATTCCCTACAGGCAAATGTGTAAACTGGTTGGTTTTCAGATTTAGCCTGGCTAGAGGAACTCCAGAAAATATGTGGGATGGCAAAGTCTGAAGCAGGTTGTTGTTTAAATACAGGACCTTAAGTTTTGGCATTGGATTAAATGTCCCTGATAAAACCTCCTTAATGGCATTGTATTCAAGATACAAGTACTCAAGTCGCTGCAGGCCCAAAAACAAATTGCGATTTAGCTTGGTAAGGTGGTTACCATTGAGATACAACTTCTGCAGTCGGGTGAGATTGATAAAGGATCCTTCTTCTAGGATTTCAATACGGTTATTTCCCAAATGAAGCATTTCCAGACTGCCATAGTCCACAAGGTCTGATTTCAGTAATGTCTGTATGATATTTCCAGCTAGAATAAGCTTCTTTGGATTTGGAGGAGGGGGTCCTAAATCTGACAGGCTTTCAATATTTTGTTCCTGGCACTGCATCAAAACCCCTGAAAGGATGTGACTACTGCACTGACAGGGGACAGGGCAATACACAGGAAGCAGAGTGGCTGGCTTTGTGACATGAATGGTTAAACTGGATTCCTTGGTAGATGTTTTGGGAATAGATATCACCTTGGTTGAATAGTGGCTATCACTTACTGATGTGGTAACCACCAAGGGCAGTGACCCTGATGGGGCATCCAGGTCATTTGTAGGGTGAGTGGGACAAAGCGATTCCTTTTTTAATCTGTTTAAAATGCTGCCTTTCAGAATGGGAGGGCTGTGGCATACAACATCCCCTATGATGGACTGGGGAGGCATGTTTTCTAACCAACTCTTCAGCTCCAGTAGGTCACAATTACAGACCCATTTGTTATCGTCCAACTGAAGGTGCAGAATTCTACCAATGTGTTCTAAAAAACCAACATAGGGTAGAGTCTGCAGCTGGTTCCCACGAAGATCCAAGTGAATCAATGGCACAAAGCGAAACACGTTAGGAGGGAAAAACTCAATGGCATTATCATTTAAAATGAGCGCCTTAAGCCTGTTGAGCTTGCTGAAGGCACTTGATTCAATGATTGTGATGAAATTGTTATCTGCTTGAAGGAATTCCAGGTTTTCCAACCCATGAAATGTGTCATCTCTAAGTACTTCTAAAGAGTTATGATTGATATAGAGTTGCTTAAGATGACTTAGCCCATTAAATGCTCCTGGTTCAATGTCTAAAATATTATTATATCCAAGATGGAGTGAGACAGCATTGATAAGGCTGGAAAAATCATTCACATGTAACATGGTCAAACTATTGTTTAGAAGACTAAGCTGAAAAGGCTGGGATGGTGGCACATGTACTTGAGATAACTCTTTGATGCCTCTGTTGTCACAGTTTATAGTAATGGTACCATCCTTGTCTTCACAAGAACACATCATGTCACACGAGCCAATGGCTGAAGGTAAAGCTGGTTCAGACTGTAGAACTTCGCAGGCAACCCCCATCATCAAACTTAATGTAATTATCCAGAGCTTCATGGTCATCCAACAGCTTCTGCAAaatacaacatataaaaaaaaaaattaccttcttatctctggaaaaaaaagaaaccaacacACCTTGGTGTACCAACCAGCCATCAAAGGGACAGGTCCTATCCGTTGGAACTTTACAGCAATTTTCTATGGTAGAAATAGCTGGCAAACAGATCACTGAGTGAATCTTTGCTAAAGAGAAAGTTGTTCAACTGAGAGGTAGGCATTTCTTGGCTGAATAGTGTTGGCGCTATATTGGAAGTGTCACTTTGTTTTTCTGTAAACGGTGGCCCACCACACATGAGGGGTGGCCCCCCACAATAATGCTCTACATTGGGCCCCGGCACTTCTGGAGCCGGCCCTGGGTGTAGGTGTTACAATGAAGTTCTATCCTTCTGGATGCTACTgtagcagggatggccaaactgtggctcatgaATCTCATGCAGCTCTTTCACATATAATTTGTGGCTGTTAGAAATATGTTGgccgagctcctttttgcatccaattaatataaaaggcaaataagaaattttcaagctttataactATTTACTGGGtacaaactgagagtccactcgGTTAAAAtctaagtttaatgttcatggctagtaaatatatttaagaatttaaatacttcttaaatattgtggctcgcAAAGATCTCGCTTGCGGCTTTCAAGCATcagaagtttattgtatgtggctcttatgctAAGCAAATTTGGCCGCTCCTGCACTATAGTCTTTCTTTTGTAGAGCATGTGAATGACCCAAGAGGCTGGCTGGTACAGTTTATGGTCTCCAGGTTTAAGAAACTGACCACTCTCTTCTGTAGACTTCAAGCATCAGTTTTTACCACATTATAACATGAGGTTCTAGAAACAAAAGTATCTGTCTGAGAAGTGACAACTTGCACCATACCTAGACTAGAGAAATGCAGTTTTCTTGAACATGTTGAATGCCAGAAGTGACAGGACATTGGAGAAAAGAATGCGGGAAGAATGCTGTTCCAAAGACTGTCAAAGTGAATTCCAAGCATTTTGATAATTGAACGGTTTTCCTTTCCAGAAAAGTAGCAGTTAAGGGGTAAAGTGATATGGGTGGAATTTAGGACAAGGGGAAAGAACACACAGGAGATGAAACATGCTTTATGCAAACCTTTGCATTGGGCACTGGGCATGGAGTCATATAACTTGCTTTATTTGCCACCACAAAGTTGCATTGTTTTGCTGTCACCTCTCAGGAGACACTTCCGGTGAATCAATACTatggatttagagcccaattctgagctcggcACTCCAGCTTTCTGCCGGAGCGCACTGTCCGTAAAGGTACCGTAAAActacgtctgcgaggcttaccaccgggccagtgctcatgctagcccagcactggctggcactgggtaGCTGTCCTCCATTGCTTGGCGGTCTCAGGGACAGCcaagccatggcacagtaagcagggaagaggaggggggcagggaggaggtgtttagcgaagggggaggcgtggggaggggggagagagggtgggcgggaggcgtgctggggggagggagcggggaggcaggaggtgggtccgatggagctaagctccactggatcctgactgtttgtgtagggctcagcgccctacatgaacaactttaccgccaaccttttggtcggcagtaaagtgtgtagacccattgcggggctgcttcctttacccaggagaaaggaCATAAgtgcccttctcccaaggcgctgcccacagcaggctgaggcgtgcaggatgcagcggcagccattctcagcgccgctgcagctgcgtgccccgggcagttcaggattggactgcccgcctatgcagactttcctgagagtaagtcctattggacataatgggacttacttctgagtacacatgcataggactgtgccattATTCCCTTATGTTTAGCTATTGCTGCAGTATGCAACAAACAAGGTTAAAAGGGTCGCTTTCTGACATTACCTTTATGGCATAGGATGAGCAGCATGAGTCTGTTCtcgtgctagctcagcgctggctggtACTGCATGAGCCTGTTAACATCAGAAGTCCAAGATCATGTGGGAGGAGCTCAGAACATGCCTCCTTGCCATGCCTGCACTGCTCCGGCAGCTAGGGGGAACTGGCTGTGACCTTTTCCCTCGTGACCTCAGTTGTCTGACATTTCTGTAGCAGCACAAGAAGGGCGCACTCTGCAGGGGCTCTCGGGTAGAGAAAGCAACATCAGAAGGGCCCATCCCTGATGTGTCAAACAGGCATAAGAACAACACAGATGACCCACTGCAAGTTGACTGCAGAAATTCAGTTTAGAGAGCTGTTCTATGTGTCTAGTCATGGTGGGATGTATCACTTTTACTGATCGCTGATTACaggatggttgtttttttttctgtatcaGATTATTAAAAACAGTGGAGAGATAACACGTATTGGCATATGTGTGACCTAAGGTCACTATCTTTACTTATTTTTATGCGCCATCTATTATTTTTATCCATTTTCTCTCCAACAGATGGTGTGTGTTTGAATTTTAGCAACATCCACTCAGTAACAATTAGAAGAAAGCGTACATAGAAAAAAAAAGGTAAGCAGTATGCATGATACCAATTTAGACATGTTTGACAATCTGCATAACACTTATGCAGATTATTAGCCCCATTCCAAGTTAAATCCAGCATGACTCTGCTACATTGGTATTGCTGCTAATAGCTATAAATGCAAAACACGCCctgactttaagccatttctacccaacgttgcatatatgcaacagggatcaagtgtgtacacctgtgggctaatTGAAAATGGGTTGAAGCAATCTTATTTCAGAACTGAAGATTGGTAAGGAATGGGTCCTATCAGGCTTTTAATGTTAAATAGAGAAAATTAATTGCTGTACTTAATAATTTCACTAAGGTAGTTCTCAAACATTGCTTTAATTATGGTCATAAATTCATTGCTTATCTGTGTATGTTTACTCTAACATGGCTGTCTATTTCAGTTGAGGTCATTAATTGTATGCAGTTTATTAAGAAAGTAATGAGTTCCAGATTTCAGAAGAAGAATCCCCACTTCAGAGAACGATGATTGGAAACATATTTAATGGAAACATTATTTTACTTTTTGCTGACTGTTTATTATTCATAAGGCAGGCAGCAACAGTCAACCCTGTAAGTCTGGACTGatgccattgaattcaatggagctaAAGGATTTATTCCTTTCAATGGCACCGTTTTAATGAAACACACCCAATTTTGCTTGAAGAAATAGTTGAGCGTGCAAGCAGCTGGAAAGATGTTTTGTGCGTAAGTTTAATATCTTTTCCCAAAGTGTCTgtgagatggcatctggccatgTGTACTGTCGTCATGACATCAAGCGCTATGAGGTTTTGTCTTGTTTCTCTGCACTCGTTTAGGTCATTCATGCTATTCCATAAGAAGATTTTGCCACAGATGTTGAGAGTATATACAGGAATGGGTGCTGCAGCACAGAAAGGTATGTTGCTGACCCCTACTATAAAGCGGTATGAGGaattttaggctgcaaccctTATTGCCCACTTACTTGGGGGTAATTCCTGTTAAACTCAGTGAGACATTCTTCCTGGTATACacacctaagggcacaatcctaactagatctgctcagaagtaagtcctattttgttcaatggggcttactctcaggaaagtgtggttaggattgcagtttaaattGGGCATGCTACTGTTTATAGGTAGTAACTTTGATTATAGGAGTAAGTATATTGTGATTCATCATGCTGGCCAGGGGTACATCTGCCCACCAAACATGCCTGTTACCCAGATTGGTCCTCAATCAATGATACGCAGTTGACTTAAATATAAGAATCATGGTTTCAAAGTCTTTTGAATGGGCCTGCAAGAGTGATGCTAATTCATCAtataaagattttttaaaaatgcacccaTCTTTTGGGAGAAATGAAAGAATCATTTGAATATGATTCAATAGTCACCTTGGTGCAATCCTTAATTGTAACAAGCTGATTTTacttaactttatttttatttttctgcaggCCAGTTGGCAAGACTCTGCCTGTAGATCCATGCTTCCAAAATATCAGCCATTAACACATAAATTATTAACTTTTATTCTCAATTCTTTGTTTTCAGTAAGCAAAGTGGTAAAGTTCTTATAAACAGTTTCTGGCATCAAAGCACTTGAATCATTAAttcaacttttttcttcttctctcagCGGCTTTTCCTATAAGCAAACAGGACCTTCTAAATGTATTTGTTACAATACCTTCCAcaaaattgaggctgcaatcctatacacacctatgTGGGAATAAgtcacattgaattcagtgggacttacttctgagtagacatgcataggattgcacagtagtAGACACAGATCAACCTACACAAATTTAAAGTTCAAGTTGCAGAGGCCAATCTATGCAGACACAGTGTTCTGAAGATGAAAGTCTTTCCCCATACTTTTCTCGGTCATGAAAGTTTAAAAGTAAGTGAAACCAACTGGAAAGCATTCCCATTTTAATAACTGTCGTATTTCTGTTGCGTGTCTTATAATAAGTCagtccatcacacacacacacacacacacacacacacacacacacacacacagtctctgcCTCTCTGCAGAAAGATGCTTGGAGCTCCTATGCAGTATTAAGAGACCATAATTATCTTTTTTCCCCAATTTAATCTTTCCATTCATTCATTACCTCCCCAGCATTCCAGAAGTGCTAGTAGCTCCGTTGTATAAGGGAGCCTATTCTTGGgagcattttaatttttatttagttTAAAATGTCTACCATCTCCAAACATGGCTCCAGGGAGCCTTCAGGAAGCTAATGTGGTATTATAAACATGATTAACTTGAA
This portion of the Tiliqua scincoides isolate rTilSci1 chromosome 3, rTilSci1.hap2, whole genome shotgun sequence genome encodes:
- the SLITRK6 gene encoding SLIT and NTRK-like protein 6, translated to MTMKLWIITLSLMMGVACEVLQSEPALPSAIGSCDMMCSCEDKDGTITINCDNRGIKELSQVHVPPSQPFQLSLLNNSLTMLHVNDFSSLINAVSLHLGYNNILDIEPGAFNGLSHLKQLYINHNSLEVLRDDTFHGLENLEFLQADNNFITIIESSAFSKLNRLKALILNDNAIEFFPPNVFRFVPLIHLDLRGNQLQTLPYVGFLEHIGRILHLQLDDNKWVCNCDLLELKSWLENMPPQSIIGDVVCHSPPILKGSILNRLKKESLCPTHPTNDLDAPSGSLPLVVTTSVSDSHYSTKVISIPKTSTKESSLTIHVTKPATLLPVYCPVPCQCSSHILSGVLMQCQEQNIESLSDLGPPPPNPKKLILAGNIIQTLLKSDLVDYGSLEMLHLGNNRIEILEEGSFINLTRLQKLYLNGNHLTKLNRNLFLGLQRLEYLYLEYNAIKEVLSGTFNPMPKLKVLYLNNNLLQTLPSHIFSGVPLARLNLKTNQFTHLPVGNVLDDLDLLVQIELEDNPWDCTCDSVGLQQWIQKLNKNTMMGELFCTSPRHLAKKELKSLNSDMLCPGLINSPALPTHASFIIVTTSPTTTNTAGAILQSLTDAVPLSVLILGLLIVFITIIFCAAGIVVLVLHRRRRHKKKQADEQMRDNSPVQLQYSMYGHKTTHHTTERPATTLYEQRMISPMVQVYRSPSFSPKFADHQEDRNDKDVHDSKHLRRSLLEREHSSPLTGSKVKYKATEQPADFLSFQDASSLYRNILEKERELQQLGITEYLRKNIAQLHPDMEVHYPGAHEELKLMETLMYSRPRKVLLEQTKNEYFELKANLHAEPDYLEVLEQQT